The Candidatus Methylomirabilota bacterium genomic interval CAGGGCGCGTCGGGGGCTCGAGCTCGCCCGACCGACTCTTGCGGCGCCTCAGCTCGTCCATGCAGACGTTGGTCAGGATCCGGTACAGCCACGTGGACACGGCCCACTCGGAGCGGTACGTCCCCGCGCCCAGGTAACACTGGAGGAGCGCGCGCTGCACGGCATCTTCAGCGTCGGCCCGCGACCCCAAGAGGCGCCGCGCCACCCCAAGCAGCCGGCCCCCATACCGCCCGACAAGCTCGCCGAAGGCCGCCTCATCCCCCCCGGCCACCCGCCCCATCCACCGCCGTTCCTCCTCCAAATCCCCCATACACCTCATATACGCAGACAGCGGCCTGAATGGGTGGAAGCGAAACTACAAGATAGAAAGGCGGGCACTAAGAATAAACGTCAGGAAACGTCAGGGCGGAGGGGCGTCGGGGATGCCCCCCGAACCCCCGTGCAGTTGGGGGTGACGGGGGCGCCCCGGCGCGCCGCCGCCCGGCCCAGCGGGAAGTCTCGGCAGTGCCCCAGCGCGAATCTAGATCTTGGCCCCAGACTTATTCCAATCATCGAGGAACTTCTTCAGCCCGATGTCTGTCAACGGATGCTTCATCAGCATCTCCAGCACCGCAAACGG includes:
- a CDS encoding sigma-70 family RNA polymerase sigma factor produces the protein MAGGDEAAFGELVGRYGGRLLGVARRLLGSRADAEDAVQRALLQCYLGAGTYRSEWAVSTWLYRILTNVCMDELRRRKSRSGELEPPTRPDPPGEHLDLRRALGRVPTEARVLLALRYVDGLSYGELARIRGISINTVKSQLQRGK